DNA sequence from the Peromyscus eremicus chromosome 7, PerEre_H2_v1, whole genome shotgun sequence genome:
TTAGGATATACATCTCCTGTGCTATCATACCACCTGCCTAGGATCCCTTAGGAATATACTCAGTTCATTGTGTTTCTGCTTAGAGACTAAAGCCTTATGCAGAGGGAGAAGTGTATTGCCAAAGTTCAATAGCAAAATACATTTAAGTAACATCTTTCCAGCAATATTAATATGGGAAGTAAAAGAGAAATATATTGCTTGAAATTATATCCACCAAACCTGGGCAATATTTAGTAAGAGCTGTAACaatggctaatttttttttaatgtattacatGTTTTCTCAGTCTTAATTGTGGGGAGTTTATCAGTGAAGACATTTGGGGAAACTTCAGACATAAGGGTACTTCCAGAGGAAGATATTAGATGGGggataatcaaagaaaaaagactAAGGAGAATAAATCTGCCATGCAAAAGCCTAAATTACCCATTAGGCAGATGGAATAAAGCACCCTCCCACTCCCTATTCCCATAGAAGAAAGAGCCAAGTGacaatttaaaaagatgtttCTACAAGCTAACTGTATTTTCAGAAATTATGGAAGTTGCAGTATTAGGTGTCACTGAACTTTTGCATGTTGAACCTCTGGTCTGAttataaaaaaatatgtattctaAAAACTTGTTTTGAAGACAAAGTTTCTATGAGTTGGCTTCTTTCTCATAATGAGGAAAAGATTGTTCTCagcattctatttttatattattattattagtatggAAAGTTTCAAGGTCTTCACACTTCCATTTCTGACAGAATCAGACCAGAATCACAAAACTTGGCAATTTCCTCAATTATGATGGGAGGTTATAAAGCTACTTTTGCAGTGGTGTGAAACTGAGCATCTAGTCTGCATTCTCATTCATAAACTGTCATTCCTCTCTAGACACTGGCATATTTGCACAGTTTACAGCGAGAGAAGGAGCAAAAGAGTGAGGCGATTGTTAACACTTCCAAAGCAGGCTCTCAAACCCAAGCAGACAAGAAGCGACCGGGCACAGGATGCTGACCGGGCACAGGATGCTGCTGTACTGGAACACGGGTTCTGTGCTGACATCCAGCCTATAGCCTGCAGTGCCCCACACACCTTGTAAAGCACATTAACTTCTGGGAACTGTAGTTTTATATAAATGGATGTCCTTCCTAAGATtattgtaaatatctaatatcaGGCTCCTCCCCCCACCTACCTCCCCCTGCAGAGTGTTTTCTTCCCCAAAGCCCAAATGTTACAACTCACTCTGGTTCCTCTCCTTTGCTCTCACTGTCAGAGGCCAACCAGGAGAACAAAATGGCACAAAGCAATTAAAACCGGCCCCGCCAAAGTCCTCCAGAACTGATTATCCCCTTCCTCTCCTATCTTTACCTActataagcctttaatcccagggtgcCCTGTTATCTGGTGAAATTCAATTAAACTTTTCCTGGTTTGATTCCTAGTTAGGAAGTAAATGCTTTCTTCAATTCCGATAGAGCGGGTATTGAACCAATTGGGATAGAATGTCATACAGAAATGTTATAATTACAGCCATTAGTTATGTGACTAGGAACATTATCTCTAAGTCTCATATCTCAACTGAAATctcaataatttataaataacatGACAATGTTATCATAACCACATGATGGAACATGTTTTTAAGGCATGACCTGGTTATAGTTATGTGCTCAGGAAATGCTAGGTGTTCTATTCCATAGTATCTCTTGTCAGGATTCTTCTAAGgtaaattatttcaaaaacatAGACATTGATATTTGATAGTATCAACTgaatattacatttaaaaaacaataatatagTGTTCAGGGTACaatcttgaaaatataaaataagatatttgaagccgggaggtggtggcacatgcctttaatcctaggacctgggaggcagaagcagacagatctctgtgagtctgaggccagcttggcctacaaagcaagttctaggactgCCAGGATTGTtgcacggagaaactctgtctcaaaaaattaaaacattcctcCCACGCTATCTTTTGCTTCTTGAATTCTACATGTTGTGCATAAAACAAATCCATGTTAATGTTTCTGCAATAATCAGGAagctttttgttcttttaagaatGGCAAATGGTATCTTATGACCTAAATATAGCCCTTAAGCTAAGTTATGGAAATTTCTCCATCCAGCCTGGCTATAAGGTAATGAGAGACTAGCCCTGATTCTCACTGCCACATCTAATCTTCATGGAAGAGTGCGTCACCACACCATATTAACCCAAACTTTAAGAAAGTGAACAATTACCCACTGTGAGGCGTggatggggtagggtggggggaggtggaggagagcgggagaaggagagggtggggaactgtggttggtatgtaaaatgaaaaagaatttttaaataaaataaaatgtaaaaagaagtaaaataaaatcaagtccATAAAAAAAGTGAACAATTTTCAAACAAAACATTTCTGCATTTGCCGTGTCAATCTAACATAAGATTCAGCAGAATCTTACAGTGTTAGAAGGTTTTATAGATAGAAGGGGGGAGAGGATTCCCATACTGTGTTCACTTACTTTAAATTTTAGTTAAGGCATGACTATAGAAAACGGACAGCTGATGAAAAAAAGTGTAAGGCAGAACAGTGCATAGTTCCTAAGGGTTAGAAAacaaagcctgtgtgtgtgtgtctgtactacACAAGGCTGATGCTTAAAGCTGATGTATGTAAGTGCAAACACATTCTAGGTTCAATAAAATATGCTGGCCTCCATAATACAAAGGATACATTTTTGTGTGCAATGCTGCATAGGAAAgataataaaacagtaaaatacaCCGTTATTCTACAGGATTTATCAACAAGAaggctttgttctgttttcttatatttctgaaaatatgggggaaaaaaagtaaaagtatatCACACAGCACCAGTGGTAAGTAATAGGAAGTGTTTTTAAATGAAGACTTTGGAATGAAAGATCAAAAATCAAAATGTAGTCTCTTCCCTGGTTTCTTCTAATTAAACACTTACAATTTTTAGGAgatagaaaacaataaatcccatcttcttttttaaagctaTTGTCATTTAAAAACAACCTTTTAATGTGTTTACTGGGATAGTCCTTTGTAGGCTAACCAAGTACAACTAATTTTACCACAAAAGATGAACTGTTCTGTACACTACTACACATTCCCCCAATTCCAATACAGAATGCTCTTGGCATAGCACAAAAATCCGTGCAGTGTTCTTTGGATAAATATTTACAGTcacattcattttatatttcaatCGCAATTTGAAATGAACGTAATTTCACTTGTTTTTGTGTATGAAGTTTCCAAACTTTTGCATGAATCCTCGGAACTTGTTTTCATTGGTGGCGTATGATTGGTAAGCACCAGTCTTGTAATTCAGCATCGGGCTGGACCTACCGTAACTGCTGCCCATAGCTGTGGATTTGACTTCTGGGCGGTTGACATGTGTATTTGTCATGCTGCTCGCTGGCTGAATAGAGCTCTCAATCTTACAAAATGGCTCAAATCGACTGTAAACTCGCTGGTTGGTTGAATGAGATCTCAGGAGCTCATTGGACTTTAGCACCGGAGAAGAGGTTGGCCGTCTTTGAGGGGCAAGGACCGCGTTGATCTCTTTCGAATCACGGTATTGGATCTGCTCAGTGTTAAATCTTGGGGCAGAGGCATCTCCCACTCTCTCTGAAAGCCTCCTTTCAACAGGATTAGGAGAAGGAGCTATTCTCCTACTTTCCTCTGCTTGGGAATTTATCCCTGGAGATAAGCTAACTGCTATGTTCTCCTTGCTCTTGTGGATGCTGCCTTGAGAATTTGATGAGGAGGAACGTTTTCTTCTAGGAGATGAATCAACCCTGGGCTCGGATTTTTTTGGCTTCTGATTCTCTTCACCCTCAGAAACCAAAGTATCAGAACTACTACACATTCTGTAAAACGCAGGTGCCTTGTTCTTAGATaggttttctctcttttctggaGTGAGACTAAGTAAGGACCTTAACTTCTGAGACCCCTTTTTCAAAAAACTTGGGGAACCTTTAACTTCCTTCTTAGAAGTGAGGTCTTTGCTGGGTTCCTCTTTGTTCACATCAAGCAAAGCAGCAATGGAAATAGATTTGGTGGCCGAGCTACTGGGAGGGGCTCTCTTGatggcctcctcttcctcatctgagCTGTGGGTCACATTGTGCATGCTTTTAGAACTCTTCAGCACATCTTCCTTGGGTTTTTCTGGTTGTCTAATTCGATTTCTGGTAAGGGTACTATACACATAATTCTTGCTATTTCCATGATCCAAATTGACTTTTGAGTGGTCAAAGGATGGGAAACTTCGCCTTTTGAGCAGATTCTCGCTTTGCTGGTTTTTTATGTTCTCCGTCTGCTTATTTACACACAGATTTGTATAGATACAATTGTTTAATTCTGCTCGGCCATTGGTTATTTGGTTCATGATTGCTGGTTGCTTTTCGGGAACCTGCAAGTTGTGCATTTTTGGTACCTCTGACTGTGCTGGGAGCTTGGGGATTGAATCAGGCAAGGGTTTTTCTGTCAAGGGCAGTGTGTTTGTGGAGTTATCTGGGACCTCCCTAGGTGTATCACTTCCTTGAGAACCGATAATGGTGGAATTTGAGGAGCCAGTTGTACAGCTGTTGACTTCTTTTTGTTCAGGTAAAGTTGGTTTAAACACAAATGAGGAACGAAGCCTCGAATGAGTGTAGAGTGCATTGGCTTTCACGTTCTCGGGATTATCGTAGCCTTCAAATCTGTCACCCAGGGTGGAGCCATTTGAGTCAGGTGGGGCATCAGAATTATCACTTAAGTAGGAGTCAATTCTCCAGCTGCGAAGGAAAGACTTTGTGGTATTCTCCAGGGTTGGCATCCGCTGCTGTAAAGAGCGGATATGATTATCTGTCCCATTAAATGACCTCCGCACATTTGAATTCCTTTCAGCAAGATTTGTTGTTTTCCTCTGGGCAAGCCGATCGGCAAAACTCTGCGCAGGGATGTTTTTCTGGCTCGCCTGGCCTCCCCGTAATGAAGAGGCCACACTGAGACTGTCTGAAGGCCTTCTCCAGTGTCCAGGAGCATTATGAGTTCGATTCAGAGCTCTGTTGAGCAGCAGGTATGGCGTTGTTTCCGGCTGTTCACCAGCATAACTATGCCTTTTCCAGTTTTCATTGATCTGACTGGGTTGAAACTGACGGATTGTATTTGGACCATTGAAGTTTGGAACAAAATGAGGCTTGTACCCGTGATTTCTCATGCTGTGTTTGTCATGTTCGTTTAGGGTATACATCCCTCTGCCTTTGAAGTAACTAGAGTCTAGTGTGTACATTTGTTCTTGTCTACCGAAAAGGTTTCTTTGGCTGGAAACAGAAGCTAATGAAGAAATGGAGCGCTGATAAACGCCATTCTCCCACAGAGGTTTGCCTGGCTTCACCCTGGCTGATTCTTCCTGAGCAAAAGAACTTGGGACACAGGACCTGGCATAGAGCGTTCGGAATTCTTCGTCAAATAACTCTACAAGGTGTCCTGTGATTATCTGAACCATGCTGAGATGCGCTTTTTCAAATAACCACATgtagctgaaaacaaaagaaaaacaagaaaattttgGTCAAAGATTAATGGCGCCATACAGTTCTACtgtaaatgacattttaaaaatgacagaagaattcttgttcttgtttttcttagtaagcataatttaaaatatttttattacataccAATAATAAATACATGTACATCTTCTTAAGTAACAAGGCAACTTGACTTTTGGTTTTAAGTCCATTCAAAAATTTCTATACTATTTTCCAAAAGCTGAAGGAAAAGTGGTTGTATATTTTGCATCTACATCTACCAAGATGTTATGgggttaaaaaaatcattataattCAGAAATTCCAAACCAACAGGGTGTGGGAAAAGTCAGGATTAGAGTGAAACACTAGAGAATTGAGTGGCCTCTGCAGAGCTGTGTCCACATGATGCCAGCTCTACTTCCCTCTTGTTTACATTGAAGACAGGGGTAGCATCACTGTGGCAATGCCCTAACATGTCATAATGTGCAAAATGTCTGCGCTAATGCACGGAGTTTGAGCCTCAGTTCCTGTCAACtcttatctctgtgagttatTCTATGTAATCTGGGATGTAGAAAGGTGTAAACAGAGAAATTGCCTTAGTCATTGATGGACAGACTTCACTGTACTTAATCCACACAGGACTACAATGCTCCTCATAAAACATGCCATTTAAAATGCCAATCAGGATTTCTGAATATAGTATACACTTTCTGAAAAATTAAGGTTTATAATGATTTCACAGTATTTTATACAAGTTTTAACCCTACATGGTTTTGAAGTGAGAAAAATCTTGAAATTTCATATCAGTTTTTGAATTTGGCCTTTGAGTGCCTAAATTAAATAGAAAGAGTCAcaatttaacaatttaaaaataaattgttaataTTCTCTATATCAAAGAATATATATGACATACTGGAGTTTATTGAAAAACAAAGTGAGACAAATGCTCTATACTGAACAAAtgtaatatttatatatgcaaTATTTATATAgggaaaacaaatacaaacataaacatttcttgaatgtttataaaattattaaaataaattaaaaattaataaaatatcacaaatCACTTTATACTTTGGAGATCTGTCATTCTGTATGCTTGAATTTATATGCTACTGCCCGTGAATCCATGGTATGAGAATAATATTTACTAGGTACCCTTCATGTGAATGTGTGAGCCAGCAGGATGacttaaagagaaatgaaatggaaATCAATAGTTAAAGAAATTTTCTGGggaagccaagcagtggtggcgcacacccttcatcgcagcactcaggagggagaggcaggcacatGTCTGAGTTTGAAGGCAACGTAGTCTatagaataagttccaggacatccaagggctacacagagaaaccttgtctcagaaaagaaagagagaaagaaagaaagaaagaaagaaagaaagaaagggaaattttCTTAACGTGAAGTCAGAagtagaaaactaaaaataattttttcaaaaaagaatttcttttcaGTCAAACTGAAGCTGTGAATAAAGCAATGTTGGGAACAGTAAGCaatgaataaatgttaaattAGCAGGTATGCTGAGTTTCCCAGAGAAAGTGGGAGTAAAAAGAGAGGAGCAGGCAGTTTGTTTGGAAGAAACACAGTGAaaagcagaggaagcagaaactgCCACTgtttagtcacacacacacacacacacacacacacacacacacacacacacaccagattatACTTATCTGGTATAAAGAAGTGATATGAGGGACTTGTGAGGTGTGTAGGTAAGTTTGAAAGCTAAGCAGAAAGTTTGTTGTTTAGGATTTGTCCCCAAATTCAGATAAAttgtaagagaaagaaatgtttggGGATCATTTGCCTAGTGGTTGCTTATAGCACACACTTGACAGATCAGGGATTGAATTTACTATAAAGAGAACATTAGAATAAAGTACAACCCtataagttataaaataaaataacccccAAGAACTgagtttaggaaactgagaatgtAAGACAGCTGGAAAAAGTTTCCTTTGGAATGCTGTTTAAATATTCAGTTGAGTGTTTTAAAGGTGAATGTGAATGACCAATACAGCATCTGCAGGATTTGGGAGGGATTCCTGTGCTTCTCTGTCACTTTAGGTGACTTGTGTCATCTACAAGGCAAAAGCTACAGATCTGCACTGTCAGTACTGAGCTCCTCTGTATGTGAAGACTCAATGTCCAGTGTCTGCTTGTAACATTAACCAGCCTCGCCAGACTACTGTGTCCAATTGGTGACTCTTCATCCCACCCCATCCTTCCCAGACCTGCCATCGTTTCAGTCTtacttgagacagtgtttcaagTACAGCTTAAGGCAATCCACCCACACAAGGCGTTTTCTATCTCAATCTTACTTAAATCACTCATTCAAGCATCCTTTCAGTGGTGCACATGAAGCAAGGAATCACTTCTGAATATTCTGGCTCCCAGAACTAATAGAAATAAACAGATTCTGATGTTTTTGGAATTAGTGAATTCCAAAAATCCTCACAATTCTACATCACCCAAGTCAAAGTGTCATAAGCTAATCTCAATCTTTGCTTCTAATTTCCTTATTTGTTAACTGATATAGATATCACATTCCAATATAGGATTTTCTAATTTACTTAAAATAACATGCAAATCTTCACCTGGTCTAAAAGAAAGC
Encoded proteins:
- the Fam83b gene encoding protein FAM83B, which gives rise to METSSMLSSLNDEYRSDNYIEPHYKEWYRVAVDALIEHGLEAYQEFLVKERVSDFLAEEEINYILKNVQKFAENTERGSDRSCDGGSSSGTYWPNVSDVEAPNLDLGWPYVMPGLLGSTHIDLLFHPPRAHLLTIKETVRKMIKEARKVIAIVMDIFTDVDIFKEIVEASTRGISVYILLDESNFNHFLTMTEKQGCQIQRLRNIRVRTVKGQDYLSKTGAKFHGKMEQKFLLVDCQKVMYGSYSYMWLFEKAHLSMVQIITGHLVELFDEEFRTLYARSCVPSSFAQEESARVKPGKPLWENGVYQRSISSLASVSSQRNLFGRQEQMYTLDSSYFKGRGMYTLNEHDKHSMRNHGYKPHFVPNFNGPNTIRQFQPSQINENWKRHSYAGEQPETTPYLLLNRALNRTHNAPGHWRRPSDSLSVASSLRGGQASQKNIPAQSFADRLAQRKTTNLAERNSNVRRSFNGTDNHIRSLQQRMPTLENTTKSFLRSWRIDSYLSDNSDAPPDSNGSTLGDRFEGYDNPENVKANALYTHSRLRSSFVFKPTLPEQKEVNSCTTGSSNSTIIGSQGSDTPREVPDNSTNTLPLTEKPLPDSIPKLPAQSEVPKMHNLQVPEKQPAIMNQITNGRAELNNCIYTNLCVNKQTENIKNQQSENLLKRRSFPSFDHSKVNLDHGNSKNYVYSTLTRNRIRQPEKPKEDVLKSSKSMHNVTHSSDEEEEAIKRAPPSSSATKSISIAALLDVNKEEPSKDLTSKKEVKGSPSFLKKGSQKLRSLLSLTPEKRENLSKNKAPAFYRMCSSSDTLVSEGEENQKPKKSEPRVDSSPRRKRSSSSNSQGSIHKSKENIAVSLSPGINSQAEESRRIAPSPNPVERRLSERVGDASAPRFNTEQIQYRDSKEINAVLAPQRRPTSSPVLKSNELLRSHSTNQRVYSRFEPFCKIESSIQPASSMTNTHVNRPEVKSTAMGSSYGRSSPMLNYKTGAYQSYATNENKFRGFMQKFGNFIHKNK